Proteins encoded within one genomic window of Trichomycterus rosablanca isolate fTriRos1 chromosome 7, fTriRos1.hap1, whole genome shotgun sequence:
- the xpc gene encoding DNA repair protein complementing XP-C cells, which produces MGKHKQPAKVVSKDTTKKLSQVVKKGKAAAKTSKIKENGIEAIPHKLKKSTTRRQAPKKTKDGQKSKYFSKDAKEGSDDESDGSEEVNMTVSETTVLQNKDVKIKEEKDGGKKVEKDDESDESDDDEWEEVEELAGPSGTGETEAEPEIPSERVEIEIEMADVLHKRIKKENKEKEFEMYLRRVMNRFNKEVQEDTHKVHLLCLLASGLFRNQICCEPNLLAITMSLIPTNFTTVVKKKVNISYLEDLLKWFKETFSLNPALPEENNVTLLSLLERRLGSLSARNHQEMTYLFLLVLRSLQVFCRLVLSLQPLPLKAPTAMAQASSSPPSKVKSEPEAKVNEPKVSPGSKRPQTDSAKKPESGGKRRKKNNEEEDKKKEPQKKQNPKNTRKKGNTSKKLNEEESSDEEEFQIKSEDESDDVDVKKFNKNSKAKAKDKSQARSQLSGNKKHPIKAEDKEEEPDEPDEKPPKLKVSTGSKRPPSASANVKQERGGKKQKKSNEADAQDRKNKAEERRSRRSTASKVSYKDDSSEGDEGLSEDEYKPNFAEDSEVESEEESEAESEAKSSDFKVDLKSRKLKSSSNPKAKAKYWASWVSSVTKLPPKKEDKEEVERKRKQERMKRRAIKGDDEWIEVYLEGAKKWVCVDVVHGVGRPELCTGHATQPITYVVGMDKDSYLKDLSRRYDPTWLTVSRKRRIDPEWWEETLKFYDGPDSERKKQEDKELQENLIEKPLPTSVAAYKNHPLYALERHILKYEALYPPTVAILGYCRGEPVYSRDCVHTLHSRDTWLKQARTVQLGEEPYKMVRGASNRSRKLRMMAQLKDDNDLPLFGLWQTEKYKPPAAINGRIPRNDFGNVYLYQPCMLPVGCAHLRLPNLNKVANKLQMDCVAAVTGFDFHKGHSHPITDGYIVCEENAEILRAAWEEEQEIQRKKEQEKREKRALGNWKLLVKSLLIKERLKQRYGQQGKAKDTGIAQADNAGTEVLSSEEEDEDESKTAPPSLAVSWPQNRQEEPEKGKPKKALSKREKRGAQKHLFPFEKST; this is translated from the exons AAAACGGTATTGAAGCAATACCACACAAGCTAAAGAAATCCACCACCAGACGTCAAGCaccaaaaaaaactaaagatGGACAAAAGAGCAAATACTTTAGCAAGGATGCAAAGGAAGGCTCTGATGATGAAAGTGATGGCAGTGAGGAAGTAAACATGACGGTTTCAGAGACGACTGTGCTGCAGAACAAAGATGTAaagataaaagaagaaaaagatggGGGAAAGAAAGTGGAAAAGGATGATGAAAGTGATGAGAGTGACGATGATGAGTGGGAAGAAGTGGAAG AACTTGCAGGCCCGTCCGGGACAGGGGAGACTGAGGCAGAACCTGAGATTCCCTCCGAGCGTGTGGAGATTGAGATTGAAATGGCTGATGTATTGCACAAGAGAATAaaaaa GGAGAACAAAGAAAAGGAATTTGAGATGTACTTGCGGCGAGTGATGAACCGCTTCAATAAGGAGGTGCAGGAGGATACACACAAg GTTCACCTGCTGTGTCTATTGGCCAGCGGACTGTTTCGGAACCAGATATGCTGCGAGCCTAACCTACTGGCCATTACCATGTCTTTAATACCCACAAACTTCACAACGGTTGTTAAAAAGAAAGTCAACATCAGCTATTTGGAGGATCTTCTAAAGTG GTTTAAGGAGACATTCTCACTGAACCCTGCCCTCCCTGAAGAGAATAATGTGACCCTGTTGTCGTTGCTGGAGAGGCGCTTAGGGAGTCTCTCAGCACGAAATCATCAGGAAATGACCTAT CTGTTCTTGCTGGTGTTGAGGTCGTTGCAGGTCTTCTGTCGGTTGGTGCTCTCGTTACAGCCTCTACCCCTAAAGGCACCTACTGCAATG GCTCAAGCTTCCAGCAGCCCTCCTTCTAAAGTCAAATCCGAACCTGAAGCCAAGGTGAATGAACCTAAAGTCTCCCCCGGTTCCAAGCGCCCACAAACTGACAGCGCGAAAAAGCCAGAGAGTGGAGGGAAGAGGAGGAAAAAGAATAATGAGGAAGAAGACAAAAAGAAGGAACCACAGAAGAAACAAAATCcaaaaaacaccagaaaaaaGGGCAACACATCCAAAAAGTTGAATGAAGAAGAGAGCAGTGATGAGGAGGAGTTTCAGATTAAAAGTGAGGATGAGAGTGACGACGTGGATGTAAAGAAGTTCAACAAGAACTCCAAAGCTAAAGCAAAGGACAAATCTCAAGCTCGGAGCCAGCTAAGTGGGAATAAGAAGCACCCGATTAAAGCAGAGGACAAAGAAGAGGAGCCTGATGAACCTGATGAAAAGCCACCAAAATTGAAAGTGTCCACTGGCTCCAAGCGGCCACCATCGGCCAGCGCTAATGTAAAGCAAGAGAGGGGaggaaagaaacaaaaaaagagtAATGAGGCAGATGCGCAAGACAGAAAGAACAAAGCAGAAGAGAGAAGAAGCAGAAGAAGTACTGCTTCCAAAGTGTCGTATAAAGACGACAGCAGCGAGGGGGATGAGGGGCTTAGCGAAGACGAGTATAAGCCAAACTTTGCAGAAGATAGTGAGGTTGAGAGCGAGGAGGAGAGTGAGGCTGAAAGTGAAGCAAAGAGTAGTGACTTTAAGGTTGATTTAAAAAGCAGAAAGTTAAAAAGCAGCTCAAACCCTAAAGCAAAAGCCAAATATTGGGCTTCTTGGGTGTCAAGCGTAACAAAACTGCCTCCCAAAAAAGAGGATAAGGAAGAAGTTGAAAGGAAGAGGAAGCAGGAGCGAATGAAAAGAAGGGCAATAAAAGGTGATGACGAGTGGATAGAGGTGTATCTGGAGGGCGCAAagaaatgggtgtgtgtggatgttgttCACGGAGTGGGAAGACCAGAGCTTTGCACCGGTCACGCAACTCAGCCCATCACCTACGTAGTGGGCATGGACAAAGACAGTTACCTAAAGGACCTAAGCAGAAGATATGACCCCACCTGGCTCACTGTGTCACGAAAGCGCCGAATCGACCCCGAGTGGTGGGAGGAAACGTTAAAATTCTATGATGGTCCAGATTCCGAACGCAAAAAGCAAGAGGACAAAGAG CTGCAGGAAAATCTGATAGAAAAACCACTTCCAACGTCAGTAGCAGCGTACAAAAACCACCCTTTGTATGCACTGGAGAGGCACATACTGAAGTACGAGGCACTGTACCCTCCCACCGTGGCTATATTGGGGTATTGCAGAGGAGAACCCGTGTACTCACG GGATTGTGTCCACACGCTGCATTCCAGAGACACCTGGTTGAAACAAGCTCGCACTGTTCAACTTGGGGAAGAGCCTTACAAG ATGGTGAGGGGAGCTTCAAACCGCTCACGCAAACTAAGAATGATGGCTCAGCTGAAGGACGACAACGACCTGCCACTGTTCGGCCTCTGGCAAACTGAGAAATACAAACCTCCTGCAGCTATTAATGGCagg ATTCCACGCAATGACTTTGGAAACGTGTACCTGTATCAACCGTGCATGTTACCAGTGGGGTGTGCGCACCTGCGTCTACCCAACCTGAACAAAGTGGCTAATAAACTTCAAATGGACTGTGTTGCTGCTGTGACAGGCTTCGATTTCCATAAAGGACACTCACACCCTAT CACTGATGGCTACATTGTGTGTGAGGAAAATGCAGAAATCCTAAGAGCTGCATGGGAGGAAGAGCAGGAGATACAGCGGAAAAAGGAACAAGAG AAACGAGAGAAACGGGCATTGGGTAACTGGAAGCTGCTAGTAAAAAGTCTTCTTATCAAGGAGAGGCTCAAGCAGCGCTATGGACAGCAGGGCAAAGCCAAAGACACTGGCATCGCACAGGCGGATAACGCAGGCACTGAGGTGCTTTCATCTGAagaggaggatgaagatgaaTCTAAAACTGCTCCACCCTCTCTGGCTGTGTCTTGGCCACAAAACAGGCAGGAAGAGCCTGAAAAGGGAAAACCTAAAAAAGCTCTCAGTAAGAGAGAGAAGCGTGGAGCACAGAAACATCTCTTTCCCTTTGAAAAAAGTACATGA